The Apium graveolens cultivar Ventura chromosome 6, ASM990537v1, whole genome shotgun sequence genome contains a region encoding:
- the LOC141664062 gene encoding uncharacterized protein LOC141664062 — protein sequence MGTKVHCKSNTPGYYSMTDMNEDSTSSSWSPYYGDKNLLNGQYYNGMLQKTVREEYTGYEKDVLRQKMIEHDTIFKNQVYELHRLYKVQREMMEEAKRKELYKQQRSIETSSSSSFLPSQIPSDEVRKWQMPSFPLANSGCVRPSIMGSEVIDSPSSWMKGHNNQTDVVSYQNRCDMKESAFLDSRPSKVRKTLFDLQIPADECIVIEEEEEEEEEEEEEEPFRDTKMSDTLAYPPKGNHRLAPESSIDKYFGGGKTNGIRDTSSGSRMKIPHLLADLNEPIQVEESNSPKFVEFSDRSVCHEETRGLDKSTKPNSQFVDLSRDFFQYSQCGSSNGNVSNISETDKGAGRGWLSYMYEGGNCEIDANCIPKFHQSEKLPSTSQQTLFMASKTKQLQGILPPDSRKDGPWTERNRGNEFSSRSHGYSNYNQPESVVTSHISNPYPWYNSSDATNSWSHSVTSWGKSYPSLTQKLTSLHPRPSVILSETLSRELNVNPSLNAVSGSRVPIQNGFCPGSPLASKDLSATLSSRGCNNNNLKRNEIDIAASNHLTSHVFKNALGSDVMDSKSGKGLDLNAVLPCDSFNEEPPPRDVEVLDGKRKCEDHFTALSWMREKPVYNKVSTITRKDLESGLLQPSCNPLLIGETVKEPNPQSTRNVSAASSSCDVGVKRESKFISNGKLLGFPIFGKMGISKNDSSSTSASIQSYLPDVVNPTNERKHRGFDMNVAFDSTDAEFDKPIAEEAIIAEKGKDTKCNFRNIDLNFCVSEDEDILDSSVASTSGKVKVAFEIDLEVPAVPETVEALSPTKEQKQHEGSLQSPPEVTEKQPDEVVRSAAEAIVALSYSQDPSKECTQLDPSELPDPLKWFADVISSSAEEVETRLNKDFNGKNGRKIDTPRELDEYEAMTLQLTETLEADYMPDPFVPEILNLEDVGAASLPGRPRRGPARRGRMRKDFQRDILPGLVSLSRHEVTEDLQTFGGLMRATGHQWNGGMTRRNGTRSGAARGRRRCVVEPSPAVVVAPVCNPTMQNFNSIQLGVEDRSLAGWGKTTRRARGQRSAAGNNLAVAITQI from the exons ATGGGAACCAAAGTGCACTGTAAAAGCAACACGCCGGGATATTACTCCATGACAGATATGAATGAGGATTCAACTAGTAGCAGTTGGTCTCCATATTATGGAGATAAGAACTTGCTGAATGGGCAGTACTATAATGGCATGTTGCAGAAGACGGTAAGAGAAGAATATACAGGATATGAGAAAGATGTATTAAGACAGAAGATGATTGAGCATGACACGATATTCAAAAATCAG GTATATGAACTTCACCGCctttataaggtgcaaagggAAATGATGGAAGAAGCCAAAAGGAAGGAACTATATAAGCAGCAGAGATCAATTGAGACATCATCATCATCAAGCTTCTTACCATCTCAAATTCCATCCGACGAAGTTAGGAAATGGCAAATGCCGAGCTTTCCTTTAGCCAACTCTGGATGCGTCAGACCCTCCATAATGGGATCTGAAGTCATTGATTCACCTTCGAGCTGGATGAAAGGACATAACAATCAAACTGATGTAGTCTCATACCAGAACAGATGTGATATGAAAGAATCTGCCTTCTTAGACTCTAGACCCTCAAAGGTTAGGAAAACGTTGTTTGATCTTCAAATCCCAGCTGATGAATGCATTGTtatagaagaagaagaagaagaagaagaagaagaagaagaagaagaaccGTTCCGTGACACTAAGATGTCTGACACTTTAGCTTATCCACCAAAAGGAAACCATAGACTTGCACCGGAAAGTAGTATAGATAAGTATTTTGGTGGTGGGAAGACCAATGGCATTAGAGATACTTCATCTGGTTCACGTATGAAGATTCCTCATCTCTTGGCTGATCTTAATGAGCCAATTCAGGTCGAGGAAAGCAATTCTCCCAAATTTGTTGAATTTTCTGATCGTTCTGTGTGCCATGAAGAGACAAGAGGCTTGGATAAATCTACTAAACCAAACTCACAATTTGTAGATCTATCCCGAGATTTTTTCCAGTACTCTCAGTGCGGAAGTAGTAATGGGAATGTTAGCAATATATCGGAAACAGATAAAGGCGCGGGGAGAGGCTGGTTATCCTATATGTATGAAGGAG GGAACTGTGAAATTGATGCAAATTGTATTCCTAAATTTCACCAATCAGAGAAGTTGCCTTCAACTTCCCAGCAAACGTTATTTATGGCTAGCAAGACTAAACAACTTCAAGGAATTCTTCCACCTGATTCCAGGAAGGACGGACCGTGGACCGAGAGAAATCGTGGTAATGAGTTTTCTAGCAGAAGTCATGGCTATTCTAACTACAACCAACCAGAGTCAGTTGTTACTTCCCATATATCAAATCCATACCCGTGGTATAATTCCTCAGATGCAACCAATTCTTGGTCTCATTCTGTCACATCTTGGGGAAAATCTTATCCTAGTTTGACGCAGAAATTAACATCATTGCACCCGAGGCCATCTGTCATACTATCTGAAACCTTGAGTAGGGAACTAAATGTTAACCCTAGCTTGAATGCTGTATCAGGAAGCAGAGTTCCTATTCAGAATGGATTTTGCCCAGGCTCCCCATTGGCTTCCAAGGATCTGTCAGCAACATTATCCTCACGTGgttgtaataataataatctGAAACGTAATGAGATTGATATTGCAGCATCAAATCACTTAACAAGCCATGTTTTTAAAAATGCCTTGGGATCAGATGTGATGGATTCGAAGTCTGGGAAGGGTTTGGACTTGAATGCGGTCCTTCCATGTGATTCTTTCAACGAGGAACCTCCACCTCGAGATGTTGAAGTATTAGATGGAAAAAGGAAATGTGAAGACCATTTTACAGCTTTGTCGTGGATGAGAGAGAAGCCAGTATATAATAAAGTATCCACCATAACAAGGAAAGATTTAGAATCGGGTTTGCTGCAGCCTTCTTGTAATCCTTTGCTTATTGGGGAAACTGTAAAAGAACCTAATCCTCAATCTACTCGGAATGTCTCAGCTGCCTCGAGTAGTTGTGATGTTGGGGTGAAGAGGGAGTCTAAATTTATAAGCAATGGGAAATTACTTGGATTTCCCATATTTGGAAAAATGGGCATCTCAAAAAATGACTCTTCATCTACATCTGCATCTATTCAAAGTTATCTCCCCGATGTTGTAAACCCAACAAATGAACGAAAACATAGAGGGTTTGATATGAATGTAGCTTTTGATTCAACGGATGCTGAGTTTGATAAACCTATTGCTGAAGAAGCTATTATAGCAGAGAAGGGAAAGGATACTAAATGCAACTTTAGGAACATTGATTTGAATTTTTGTGTTAGTGAGGATGAAGATATATTAGACTCTTCTGTTGCAAGCACCAGTGGGAAGGTGAAGGTTGCATTCGAAATAGATCTGGAAGTGCCTGCTGTTCCAGAGACTGTGGAGGCTCTTTCACCTACAAAAGAACAAAAACAACATGAGGGTTCCTTGCAGTCGCCACCTGAGGTTACTGAGAAGCAACCAGATGAAGTAGTTAGAAGTGCAGCGGAAGCAATAGTTGCCCTCTCATACAGTCAGGATCCTAGTAAGGAATGTACTCAATTGGATCCTTCCGAATTGCCAGATCCCCTCAAATGGTTTGCAGATGTAATTTCTTCTTCAGCAGAAGAAGTTGAGACGAGGCTTAACAAAGATTTTAATGGCAAAAATGGTAGAAAAATTGATACACCTAGGGAGTTGGATGAATATGAGGCCATGACATTGCAACTGACAGAGACTCTGGAAGCAGACTACATGCCTGACCCTTTTGTACCTGAAATCCTCAACTTGGAAGATGTAGGCGCCGCTTCATTACCAGGTCGACCCCGAAGAGGCCCTGCAAGGAGAGGAAGGATGAGAAAGGACTTTCAGAGGGATATCCTTCCGGGCCTTGTTTCTTTGTCAAGGCATGAGGTCACAGAAGATCTTCAGACATTTGGAGGACTGATGAGAGCTACTGGCCATCAGTGGAATGGAGGAATGACAAGAAGGAACGGTACCAGAAGTGGTGCTGCTAGAGGAAGGAGAAGATGTGTGGTTGAGCCTTCCCCTGCCGTAGTAGTGGCTCCAGTATGCAATCCAACAATGCAGAACTTTAATAGTATTCAGTTGGGTGTAGAGGACAGAAGCTTAGCTGGGTGGGGAAAAACAACTAGACGCGCCCGTGGACAAAGAAGCGCTGCAGGTAATAATCTTGCTGTTGCAATCACACAAATTTGA
- the LOC141667115 gene encoding uncharacterized protein LOC141667115, whose amino-acid sequence MYRPLPTSATHDGLASESGGDAVVTLDQVPCWSDAEFRLSIDAENSGYPNSYFPDPLAAASSGGGESGVNGMVSRFPVDHEINSKIYLWRGNPWNLEVDAVVNSTNENMDEAHSSPGLYAAAGPGLAEECSTLGGCRTGMAKVTNAYDLPARRVIHTVGPKYAVKYHTAAENALSHCYRSCLELLIENGLHSIAMGCIYTESKNYPREPAAHVAIRTVRRFLEKQKDKVTAVVFCTTTSYDTEIYKRLLPLYFPRDKQEEEVAISKLPADVGDENGETTIDERKIRIKPLPKAKKSVPKSFQSPMDVPVSEVGLVRRNSSYLDSYLDPTFMSLIKDPDQRRKEQWEKTAQAQNGFNFAKLLGYGDIGGPPLSAAEEFSLHSRYLSKANSLNLSEIAEMKIVYRGGVDSEGRPVMVVVGAHFLLRCLDLERFVFYVVKEFEPLMHKPFSIVYFHSAASLQMQPDLGWMRKLQQILGRKLQRNLHAIYVLHPTFGLKAAIFALQLFVDGVVWKKVVYVDRLLQLFKYVPREQLTIPDFVFQHDLEVNGGKGLMVDPRAKYVYQRP is encoded by the exons ATGTATAGGCCTCTTCCGACTAGTGCTACTCATGACGGATTAGCTTCCGAAAGTGGTGGTGATGCTGTGGTTACACTAGATCAGGTTCCGTGTTGGAGTGATGCTGAGTTTAGGTTATCGATTGATGCTGAGAATTCTGGTTATCCGAATTCGTATTTCCCGGATCCTTTAGCTGCTGCGTCGTCTGGAGGAGGTGAGAGTGGTGTGAATGGAATGGTTTCTAGGTTTCCTGTTGACCATGAAATTAACTCCAAGATTTATTTATGGAGAGGGAATCCGTGGAACCTTGAGGTGGATGCTGTAGTCAACTCGACAAATGAG AACATGGATGAAGCACACAGCAGCCCTGGTTTGTATGCTGCTGCCGGACCTGGTCTTGCTGAAGAATGTTCAACACTT GGTGGCTGTCGGACGGGTATGGCAAAAGTTACCAATGCATATGACCTTCCAGCTAG GAGGGTTATACATACAGTTGGTCCCAAGTATGCGGTGAAATATCATACTGCTGCAGAGAATGCTCTTAGTCACTGTTATCGGTCTTGCCTTGAGCTTCTCATTGAGAATGGGCTACATAG TATTGCGATGGGATGTATATACACTGAGTCCAAAAACTATCCACGTGAACCAGCTGCTCATGTGGCAATAA GAACTGTGCGAAGGTTCCTTGAGAAACAGAAAGATAAAGTAACAGCTGTTGTTTTCTGCACAACAACTTCATATGACACTGAGATTTATAAGAG ATTGCTCCCTCTGTACTTTCCACGTGACAAGCAAGAGGAGGAGGTGGCCATTTCCAAGCTCCCTGCCGATGTTGGGGATGAAAATGGTGAAACAACCATAGATGAACGCAAAATTAGAATAAAGCCGTTACCTAAAGCGAAGAAGTCTGTTCCTAAGTCTTTCCAATCCCCGATGGATGTTCCTGTCAGTGAAGTTGGACTGGTTAGACG GAACTCTTCGTATCTGGATTCTTATCTGGATCCTACATTCATGTCCCTAATAAAGGATCCAGATCAGAGGCGCAAGGAACAGTGGGAGAAAACAGCTCAAGCACAAAATGGGTTTAATTTTGCTAAATTGCTCGGATATGGTGACATTGGAGGACCACCCCTATCTGCGGCTGAAGAATTCTCACTTCACTCGAGAtatctttcaaaagcaaattCTCTTAATCTTTCTGAGATTGCAGAAATGAAAATTGT TTATAGAGGTGGAGTCGACAGTGAAGGGCGCCCAGTTATGGTTGTGGTGGGGGCACACTTTCTTTTACGATGTCTAGATCTGGAACGGTTTGTGTTTTATGTAGTAAAG GAGTTTGAGCCCTTGATGCACAAGCCTTTCTCTATAGTGTACTTTCATTCAGCAGCATCCCTACAGAT GCAACCAGATCTGGGATGGATGAGAAAATTACAGCAAATTCTTGGTCGGAAACTCCAACGGAACCTACAT GCTATATATGTGCTTCACCCTACTTTTGGACTGAAAGCAGCAATTTTTGCGTTACAGCTATTTGTAGATGGTGTG GTGTGGAAAAAAGTGGTATATGTTGATAGGCTTTTGCAGCTATTCAAATACGTTCCACGGGAGCAGCTCACCATTCCAGACTTTGTGTTCCA GCATGATCTTGAAGTTAATGGAGGAAAGGGCCTTATGGTGGACCCCAGAGCGAAGTATGTTTATCAGCGACCATAG
- the LOC141663880 gene encoding uncharacterized protein LOC141663880, which translates to METLIKQMRNKHSGVQQRNRDTPGRLRFSDVELEKEEADSTRDRRIPLQKTQSFKGDKNKSWFNRQFSGQIIEEYNISDSPEYPAAVAAAAYAIKSIEDMGIEAQKRENAASKTLTNIGSKSEDKSTKVRELRADSKKISGEVQEKKVQITTSTDINIPEKVAAPVPSIKRSPTTADEQSKSINAVESKNKEPRRTDVSAPRIKKNPTFAEKNSNSIGTGKPESTFPKSDYQNTKPATFPPTDIKRQGSTKPGMGNTEADVWEKAEMAKIIERYEKLNATILEWESKKKTAAKRKMDKIESDMEKKRAKAMQQYRTKMAMIDQIASGARAKAEENRRHEEVQVKEKAHKIRTTGKYPASCFCF; encoded by the exons ATGGAGACCTTAATTAAGCAAATGAG GAACAAACATTCTGGTGTACAACAGCGTAATAGGGACACTCCTGGTAGGCTAAGATTTTCTGACGTGGAACTGGAGAAAGAAGAAGCCGACAGCACCAGGGACCGACGAATCCCTCTCCAGAAAACTCAATCCTTCAAAGGAG ATAAAAATAAAAGCTGGTTTAATAGACAGTTTTCAGGACAAATAATTGAAGAATACAATATCTCGGATAGTCCTGAGTACCCAGCTGCTGTTGCGGCAGCTGCTTATGCCATTAAATCGATTGAAGACATGGGCATTGAAGCTCAGAAAAGGGAAAATGCTGCGTCTAAAACCTTGACAAACATAGGGAGCAAATCAGAAGATAAATCCACCAAGGTCAGAGAACTTCGTGCTGACTCGAAAAAAATTTCAG GCGAAGTTCAGGAAAAAAAGGTGCAAATCACTACATCTACAGATATAAATATACCAGAAAAAGTTGCGGCTCCAGTACCATCCATCAAAAGGAGTCCTACAACTGCAGATGAACAATCTAAAAGCATTAATGCTGTTGAATCCAAAAACAAAGAGCCTAGAAGGACAGATGTTTCTGCTCCAAGGATAAAGAAGAATCCAACTTTTGCAgagaagaattcaaacagcatTGGCACCGGAAAACCTGAATCAACATTTCCAAAGTCCGATTATCAAAATACCAAACCAGCCACATTCCCACCAACTGATATCAAAAGACAAGGTTCAACAAAACCTGGCATGGGAAACACCGAGGCAGATGTCTGGGAAAAAGCTGAGATGGCTAAAATTATTGAACG GTATGAAAAGTTGAATGCCACAATCCTTGAGTGGGAGAGTAAGAAGAAAACAGCAGCCAAGCGCAAGATGGATAAGATAGAG AGTGACATGGAAAAGAAACGAGCTAAAGCAATGCAGCAGTATCGAACAAAAATGGCCATGATAGATCAAATCGCAAGTGGAGCAAGAGCCAAGGCGGAGGAAAATCGAAGACATGAAGAGGTTCAGGTGAAAGAAAAGGCACATAAAATCCGAACGACTGGGAAATATCCAGCTTCGTGTTTCTGCTTCTGA